The Geobacter sp. AOG2 genome includes a window with the following:
- a CDS encoding RluA family pseudouridine synthase — MNQTILSFSPDTEPMRLDLFICREMAGETRATVQRLIEAGNVLVDGKTARPSLKLKGGECIQVEIPPPQAAEPQPEAIPLEVLYEDGDLIVINKQAGMVVHPGAGNSTGTLVNALLAHCSDLSGIGGELRPGIVHRLDKDTSGVLVAAKNDRAHQSLSSQFSVHSVKRIYQALVYGSPKEDTGKIEGIIGRHPTERVRLSGKAKSGKHAVTRWRVKERYGRMSLVELRLETGRTHQIRVHLSEAGFPLLGDPLYPDGGRFNNLTDPQLRKLITTLGRQALHARTLGFIHPATGEFMEFTTEPPEDMAAVIEYLRKSVI; from the coding sequence ATGAACCAGACGATTCTCAGTTTTTCGCCGGACACCGAGCCCATGCGGCTCGATCTGTTCATCTGCCGTGAGATGGCGGGGGAAACCCGCGCCACGGTCCAGCGCCTGATCGAAGCGGGCAATGTGCTGGTCGACGGCAAGACGGCCCGCCCGTCTCTGAAGCTCAAGGGGGGCGAATGCATCCAGGTGGAGATACCGCCGCCCCAGGCCGCCGAGCCGCAGCCCGAAGCGATTCCGCTGGAGGTGCTGTATGAGGACGGCGACCTGATCGTCATCAATAAACAGGCCGGCATGGTGGTGCATCCGGGGGCGGGCAACAGCACCGGGACCCTGGTGAATGCTCTCCTGGCCCACTGTAGCGACTTGTCGGGCATTGGCGGCGAACTGCGTCCCGGCATCGTCCATCGCCTGGACAAAGATACCTCGGGCGTGCTGGTGGCGGCCAAGAACGACCGCGCTCACCAATCGCTTTCCAGCCAGTTCAGCGTACATTCCGTCAAGCGCATCTACCAGGCCCTGGTCTACGGGAGCCCCAAGGAGGATACGGGCAAGATAGAGGGGATCATCGGCCGTCATCCCACCGAGCGGGTGCGCCTGTCGGGCAAGGCCAAAAGCGGCAAGCACGCAGTAACCCGCTGGCGGGTGAAGGAGCGTTACGGTCGCATGTCCCTGGTGGAACTGCGCCTGGAGACCGGACGCACTCACCAGATCAGGGTACACCTCTCCGAGGCCGGCTTTCCGCTCCTGGGAGACCCGCTCTACCCCGACGGCGGCCGGTTCAACAACCTCACCGATCCGCAACTCCGAAAGCTGATTACGACCCTGGGACGCCAGGCACTGCATGCCCGCACCCTGGGCTTCATCCACCCCGCCACGGGCGAATTCATGGAGTTCACCACCGAGCCGCCGGAGGACATGGCGGCCGTCATAGAGTACCTGCGAAAGAGCGTCATCTGA
- a CDS encoding methyl-accepting chemotaxis protein, translated as MSVAKKLFSLMVISLAVLIFVAALSWSTAGYIVGSYDEMFRSDYRQAQLSMESLDRMGMAMRAYKNYLIRGNVKHVEEFRKETAAIEDNLKEFMTLADEGDRKAAEQALQILASYRGSMDRLVSLREANANATEVDTQLGHGFDMQVRKALVVLAETNKKAMEKTRMDVRTRAQHRLYIQMSCAFGAAVVLLVFSALLGRGIRRSIADFSDVIDRVADNDLTVQVAVGGRDEFAMMGIRLNAMLDSLRRIIRSMNESALQVSAASSQLSASSVRIATGAEEVAAQANTVATASEEMTATSEEIARNCGRVAGGARQASDSARDGAEVVESTIIGMTRISERVSESARTVEALGRRSDQIGEIVSTIEDIADQTNLLALNAAIEAARAGEQGRGFAVVADEVRALAERTTKATREIGEMIKAIQTETRGAVATMEEGVREVERGSEGAASSGQALENILGKINEVAMEVNQIATAAEQQTATTHEITSNIQQMSQVVDDTAHGAQDSARAASDLARLAANLQEEVRRFRLA; from the coding sequence ATGTCGGTAGCAAAAAAGCTCTTTTCTTTGATGGTGATCAGCCTGGCGGTATTGATTTTTGTCGCGGCACTTTCCTGGTCAACGGCCGGATACATCGTGGGGAGCTATGACGAGATGTTTCGCAGCGATTATCGCCAGGCCCAACTCTCCATGGAATCGCTGGACCGCATGGGGATGGCCATGCGGGCTTACAAGAACTATCTGATTCGCGGGAACGTGAAACATGTGGAGGAATTCCGGAAGGAAACCGCAGCTATTGAGGACAATCTCAAGGAATTCATGACGCTTGCGGATGAAGGCGATCGCAAGGCTGCGGAACAGGCGCTCCAGATCCTCGCCAGTTATCGCGGCAGTATGGACAGGTTGGTCAGCCTCCGTGAGGCAAACGCAAACGCCACCGAGGTTGACACGCAACTGGGGCATGGCTTCGACATGCAGGTGCGAAAGGCGTTGGTGGTTTTGGCGGAAACCAATAAAAAGGCCATGGAGAAGACGCGCATGGATGTCCGGACGCGAGCGCAGCACCGGCTCTATATACAGATGTCATGTGCATTCGGTGCGGCCGTTGTCCTCCTGGTATTCAGCGCGTTGCTGGGCCGGGGGATCCGCAGGAGCATTGCCGACTTTTCGGATGTCATAGACCGGGTTGCCGATAACGATCTTACGGTGCAGGTGGCTGTGGGCGGTCGTGACGAATTCGCCATGATGGGGATACGGTTGAATGCCATGCTCGACAGCCTGCGAAGGATCATCCGGTCCATGAATGAGAGCGCCTTGCAGGTCTCCGCCGCCTCGTCCCAACTTTCTGCAAGCTCCGTGCGGATCGCCACGGGCGCCGAAGAGGTCGCGGCACAGGCAAACACCGTGGCGACCGCCAGCGAAGAGATGACTGCCACCAGCGAAGAGATTGCCCGGAACTGCGGGCGTGTGGCGGGTGGCGCCCGCCAGGCGAGCGATTCTGCGCGGGATGGCGCCGAAGTAGTCGAATCAACCATTATCGGCATGACCCGCATCAGCGAAAGGGTATCGGAATCGGCTCGTACCGTGGAGGCCCTGGGGCGGCGTTCCGACCAGATTGGCGAAATTGTCAGCACCATCGAGGATATCGCCGATCAGACCAACCTGCTGGCGCTGAATGCCGCCATCGAGGCCGCTCGCGCCGGCGAGCAGGGACGCGGTTTTGCAGTTGTGGCCGACGAGGTGCGGGCACTTGCCGAACGCACCACCAAGGCTACCCGTGAGATTGGCGAGATGATCAAGGCCATTCAGACGGAGACCCGCGGTGCCGTAGCCACAATGGAAGAGGGTGTGCGTGAGGTCGAGCGGGGAAGTGAGGGGGCGGCGAGTTCCGGTCAGGCCCTAGAGAATATCCTCGGCAAGATCAACGAGGTTGCCATGGAAGTCAACCAGATCGCCACGGCGGCCGAACAGCAGACTGCCACAACCCATGAGATCACCAGCAATATCCAGCAGATGAGTCAGGTGGTGGACGACACCGCCCACGGAGCCCAGGACTCGGCTCGGGCCGCCTCCGACCTCGCCCGTTTGGCCGCTAACCTACAGGAAGAGGTGCGGAGGTTTCGTCTCGCATAA
- a CDS encoding ferritin family protein: MTQSKEMLDAIMRAIELEKETFDLYVKAEHKTFNPAGKRIFKWLAKTEEGHYMKLTELYNSLHESGRWVFYGGSSFELEPAGSDEQQVGFDTDDIAALKIARKIEERGMVYYDELIAKTSDPDGKAMLETLRNEEVEHLRVIAEKLEELNG; this comes from the coding sequence ATGACCCAAAGCAAGGAGATGCTCGACGCCATCATGCGCGCCATCGAGCTTGAAAAAGAGACCTTCGACCTGTACGTCAAGGCAGAACACAAAACCTTCAACCCGGCTGGAAAGAGGATTTTCAAGTGGCTGGCCAAGACCGAAGAGGGCCACTACATGAAACTGACCGAACTGTACAACTCGCTGCACGAAAGCGGCCGCTGGGTGTTTTACGGCGGCTCAAGCTTCGAGCTGGAACCGGCAGGCAGCGATGAGCAGCAGGTCGGCTTCGACACCGACGATATCGCGGCCTTGAAGATCGCCCGGAAGATCGAGGAACGCGGCATGGTCTATTATGATGAACTGATCGCCAAGACCTCCGACCCGGACGGCAAGGCAATGCTGGAAACCCTCAGAAACGAGGAGGTCGAGCACCTGCGGGTGATCGCTGAAAAGCTGGAGGAGTTGAACGGATAA